The proteins below are encoded in one region of Bremerella sp. P1:
- a CDS encoding recombinase family protein, whose translation MISFSGGIPSPKNGLTYLVLIVARISTVHQDTRSLEDQIAICSKWCEDNLDQKFVVKVIQSRGSGELLDRTELNEIEEAIESGRFDLFMAEDLARICRRNRAIDFLELAEDHDTRVVMLNDNLDTVNEDWRLKASFATMHHEQSNSDTSKRITRSIRNRFLQGMIQTVPKGYIKPFPKALDADVTKDPDAEPIVMEIISRLEKGESYSMVADFLNENQVPKGPFGRSKKWTAAAVSGLIHNPILKGIREAGRKMAKRNNKSGKRRSVKAPPENLQVRKVPHLAYIDAERYDRLLRKLDAKNAPFRRKKVNGRDSRANVPKKRTRFPGQQVFCAVCGHPMQWGGHGQVDHMVCKGARDYHCWQSATFDGLLASAKILTAVYEVCDKLPNFPETLQNQVRDEFQALTNTRESERNQIEKRIDKLTRDLNRLVEFILNGKGSDFVSQKIAETEAELEQAKLELQELESRPSVAPVLPTSDQVRELAKEAIAKGSVCPYELSRVMRKLIPRIEAHPMRLCDGGAIVIRAKFQLNLCSLVPGLNDLTLAREVMTPSLEVDLFEPVQREAFRERVIALRDGGMKQRDIAAELGITLPAVQNAAKLQAEMDSMGLQDPYIPVTEAPMNLNRMRRHLHPRFEFQTYEPGNQD comes from the coding sequence ATGATTTCTTTTTCCGGTGGAATTCCTTCACCAAAGAATGGCCTCACATACTTGGTCCTGATCGTGGCCCGCATCTCGACGGTCCATCAGGATACGCGTAGCCTTGAAGATCAGATCGCAATCTGTTCCAAATGGTGTGAAGACAACCTTGATCAGAAATTCGTAGTCAAGGTCATTCAAAGCCGGGGAAGTGGCGAACTGCTTGATCGCACGGAACTGAATGAAATCGAAGAGGCGATCGAGTCAGGCCGATTTGATCTGTTCATGGCGGAGGACTTGGCTCGAATCTGTCGCCGAAATCGGGCGATTGATTTCTTGGAATTGGCCGAAGACCACGATACTCGGGTCGTAATGCTAAACGACAACTTAGACACCGTTAACGAGGATTGGCGCCTGAAAGCCAGCTTCGCGACGATGCACCATGAACAGTCGAATTCGGATACCTCTAAACGAATTACGCGAAGTATTCGAAACCGATTTCTTCAGGGGATGATCCAAACGGTACCGAAGGGGTATATCAAGCCTTTTCCCAAAGCTCTCGATGCGGATGTGACGAAGGATCCCGATGCAGAGCCGATCGTTATGGAGATCATTTCGCGACTTGAGAAGGGAGAGTCCTACTCGATGGTGGCGGATTTTCTCAACGAGAATCAAGTCCCGAAAGGTCCGTTTGGTCGCTCGAAAAAATGGACTGCAGCTGCTGTCTCGGGACTGATTCACAATCCAATTCTGAAGGGTATCCGGGAAGCAGGCCGTAAGATGGCCAAGCGGAACAATAAGTCTGGTAAACGACGCTCCGTAAAGGCTCCGCCAGAGAATCTTCAAGTCCGAAAAGTTCCGCATTTGGCTTACATTGATGCCGAGCGATATGACCGTCTCCTCCGAAAGCTCGACGCAAAGAACGCACCGTTTCGGCGCAAGAAGGTGAACGGCCGCGATTCTCGAGCCAACGTTCCCAAGAAACGCACGCGTTTTCCTGGTCAGCAAGTGTTCTGCGCTGTCTGCGGTCATCCAATGCAGTGGGGAGGGCATGGCCAAGTGGACCACATGGTTTGCAAGGGGGCTCGTGACTACCATTGCTGGCAAAGTGCGACCTTCGATGGGCTTCTTGCATCTGCGAAGATTCTGACGGCTGTCTATGAAGTATGCGACAAGTTGCCGAATTTCCCAGAAACGCTTCAGAACCAAGTGCGAGATGAATTTCAAGCTCTGACTAACACGCGAGAGTCAGAGCGGAACCAGATTGAAAAGCGGATCGACAAGCTTACACGTGACCTGAATCGCTTGGTCGAGTTCATTCTGAATGGCAAGGGCTCTGACTTTGTTTCCCAGAAGATTGCTGAAACCGAGGCCGAGTTGGAGCAGGCGAAGTTAGAACTGCAAGAACTAGAGTCACGTCCTAGCGTGGCGCCGGTGCTTCCGACTTCCGATCAGGTACGAGAACTAGCCAAGGAGGCGATCGCCAAAGGTTCGGTGTGTCCATATGAACTTAGCCGAGTGATGCGCAAGTTGATCCCACGTATCGAGGCTCATCCCATGCGTCTCTGCGACGGCGGGGCGATCGTCATTCGCGCGAAGTTTCAGCTGAATCTATGTTCGTTGGTTCCTGGATTGAACGACCTTACGTTGGCGCGAGAAGTCATGACGCCGTCGCTTGAGGTGGACCTGTTCGAGCCAGTTCAGCGTGAAGCGTTTCGAGAGCGTGTTATCGCGCTCCGAGACGGGGGCATGAAACAACGCGACATTGCCGCCGAACTAGGGATCACCCTGCCAGCGGTGCAGAATGCAGCCAAATTGCAGGCTGAAATGGATTCAATGGGCCTGCAAGATCCATACATCCCGGTGACCGAGGCTCCGATGAACCTCAATCGTATGCGACGGCACTTGCATCCGCGATTTGAGTTTCAAACCTATGAACCTGGCAATCAGGACTAA
- a CDS encoding DUF2997 domain-containing protein, translating into MKVIEIIVSPEGESKLETRGFQGAECQEASRFLELALGKKTSDTATSEFHQTVLQNQTKLEQND; encoded by the coding sequence GTGAAAGTGATCGAAATCATTGTCTCTCCCGAAGGAGAGTCCAAGCTGGAAACCCGGGGCTTTCAAGGGGCCGAGTGCCAGGAAGCCAGCCGCTTTCTGGAACTTGCATTGGGCAAGAAAACGTCCGACACGGCTACATCGGAATTTCACCAAACCGTTCTTCAGAACCAAACCAAGTTGGAGCAGAACGACTGA
- a CDS encoding helix-turn-helix domain-containing protein, producing MIRTLRREDWFGQDGFPLAVERRDPQEPFGLHKHEFSEVVIITGGTGLHITDEDSWELQKGDAFVIGEDRIHDYHNMANLRLINILFDQELLARDPKDLSLLSGYHALFCLEPNWRQRHQFSSHLTLSPRELTAAVEIVDRLDRELVNRTPGYKCLATAFFQQLVVHLSRCYGSSQHESSRSLLRIAEAISYIEQHYSEDIQLEVLTEIAGMSRRSFMRAFEEATGSTPIAYLIQLRLSRSAELLWATDKSVTEIAFEVGFNDSNYFSRQFRKRFNVSPREYRNNRF from the coding sequence ATGATTCGTACACTTCGAAGAGAAGACTGGTTCGGCCAAGACGGTTTTCCGCTTGCCGTCGAAAGACGAGATCCGCAAGAGCCTTTTGGCCTCCACAAGCATGAGTTTTCCGAGGTCGTCATCATCACGGGTGGAACCGGGTTGCACATTACCGATGAAGATTCTTGGGAGTTGCAGAAGGGAGATGCCTTCGTAATTGGAGAGGATCGGATTCACGACTATCACAATATGGCAAATCTTCGCCTGATCAATATTCTGTTTGATCAAGAGTTGTTGGCGAGAGATCCAAAAGACTTGTCACTTCTTTCCGGCTATCATGCGTTGTTTTGCTTAGAACCGAATTGGAGGCAAAGACATCAGTTCAGTTCGCATCTTACGCTGTCCCCTCGTGAGCTTACTGCTGCGGTTGAGATTGTTGACAGGCTCGACCGTGAACTCGTTAATCGGACGCCTGGATACAAATGCCTAGCAACAGCATTTTTTCAGCAACTCGTGGTACATTTGTCACGGTGTTATGGTTCATCGCAACACGAAAGCTCTCGCAGCCTACTCCGAATCGCGGAAGCAATAAGCTACATTGAACAGCACTACTCTGAGGATATTCAACTTGAAGTGTTGACAGAAATCGCGGGGATGTCGCGTCGAAGTTTCATGCGTGCCTTCGAGGAAGCTACCGGAAGTACTCCGATAGCATATCTAATACAATTGCGTCTAAGCCGAAGTGCGGAACTCTTATGGGCAACGGATAAGAGCGTTACAGAAATCGCATTCGAGGTGGGGTTCAACGACAGCAATTACTTTTCTCGACAATTTCGGAAGCGTTTTAATGTTTCTCCCAGAGAGTACCGGAACAACAGATTCTGA
- a CDS encoding S1C family serine protease → MLLRGAVGSGTAFVVGDQLLVTNSHVVAVAALNPATGEFKDLRAYSPAASTERRGPYRVSLLYEDPDWDLAVLRILDRVDFRPVAMAKNYQFQRGEAITIIGNPGLFNGVETLETAVSTGILSTTHPLQGREHYQLGAAVNGGNSGGPVFGEAGQVIGVIVSKSLSEDEISFCIPVREAIRATATARSISARSQQLMWKEHESRVPKAIANLAVPSGSIVTIAHPPWSFVFIAVRPTISSRLPNTLTRAIRSACSR, encoded by the coding sequence TTGCTTTTGCGTGGCGCCGTGGGAAGTGGAACCGCCTTTGTTGTCGGGGATCAGTTGCTGGTAACCAACAGTCATGTGGTCGCTGTCGCGGCACTCAATCCCGCCACTGGTGAATTTAAGGATCTGCGGGCTTATAGCCCAGCGGCAAGTACAGAGCGTCGCGGTCCTTATCGCGTGTCGCTTCTGTACGAGGATCCCGATTGGGACCTTGCCGTTCTCCGGATTTTAGATCGAGTCGATTTTCGCCCAGTTGCGATGGCCAAGAACTATCAGTTTCAGCGAGGGGAAGCGATCACCATTATCGGAAACCCGGGTTTGTTCAATGGTGTCGAAACACTGGAGACGGCGGTAAGCACTGGTATTCTCAGTACAACGCATCCGCTCCAGGGGCGTGAGCACTATCAACTGGGAGCGGCGGTGAATGGAGGCAACTCGGGCGGTCCTGTTTTTGGGGAGGCGGGACAGGTAATTGGCGTGATAGTTTCTAAGTCTTTGTCCGAGGACGAAATCTCTTTCTGCATTCCCGTGCGTGAGGCGATTAGGGCGACGGCGACAGCTCGCAGCATATCAGCAAGATCGCAGCAGCTTATGTGGAAGGAGCATGAGAGCCGTGTCCCGAAGGCCATCGCCAATTTAGCCGTCCCTTCGGGATCCATTGTTACCATCGCCCACCCTCCTTGGTCCTTTGTATTTATCGCCGTACGCCCGACGATCTCATCGCGGCTTCCGAATACGCTTACGCGGGCAATACGATCGGCATGCAGCAGATGA
- a CDS encoding AraC family transcriptional regulator encodes MNLIDRVVYELPISDHEAAIGLYVTGVGRCNAPSGVDYPQFASQETQKWSWDKGRILTQFELHFIVSGQGEFESATMGKTDLGPDSILLLFPGVWHRFRPSDSTGWKEYWVAISGDLVHRIVSSSEFTPSDCISVLNRSSGRLLIDSFERLITRVQDDLTTHSAVLSANVLELLALALDAEKNEQLVFFSSNGLRTDRIEDPIVAKTIETIWTRSHRPIPIGQIVSEIPTTRRTLERRFIDVVGHSILEEIVNCRLIRAKKLLTETDLSIRSIAVLTGFVSQEKMRKAMLSREGVPPVEYRAKTRS; translated from the coding sequence ATGAATCTAATCGATCGTGTTGTGTATGAACTACCTATCTCTGACCATGAAGCAGCAATCGGCCTGTATGTGACTGGCGTCGGTCGATGTAATGCACCGTCAGGGGTAGACTATCCTCAGTTCGCAAGTCAAGAGACGCAAAAATGGAGTTGGGATAAGGGGAGAATACTCACTCAGTTCGAGTTGCATTTCATCGTTTCAGGGCAAGGTGAATTTGAATCGGCTACAATGGGGAAAACAGACCTCGGTCCGGACAGTATACTTCTTCTTTTTCCAGGCGTCTGGCACCGATTTCGCCCCAGTGATTCGACGGGCTGGAAGGAGTATTGGGTTGCGATTAGCGGTGACTTGGTTCATCGGATTGTCAGTTCTTCCGAATTCACTCCATCGGATTGCATAAGTGTGCTGAATCGTAGCAGCGGCAGGTTGTTGATTGATTCCTTTGAGCGACTTATCACTAGAGTTCAAGACGATCTCACCACGCACTCTGCGGTGCTCTCAGCTAATGTGTTAGAGCTACTGGCACTTGCATTGGATGCCGAAAAGAACGAGCAATTAGTATTCTTTAGTTCAAATGGCTTACGTACAGATCGTATCGAAGATCCGATTGTTGCGAAGACAATTGAAACGATTTGGACAAGGAGTCATCGCCCTATACCAATTGGTCAAATCGTATCAGAGATTCCAACGACACGGAGAACACTTGAGCGTAGATTCATCGACGTCGTTGGACACAGTATTCTTGAAGAAATTGTTAATTGCAGACTTATTCGTGCAAAGAAATTGCTAACGGAAACTGATCTCTCAATTAGGTCGATCGCAGTTCTGACCGGCTTTGTAAGCCAAGAGAAAATGCGGAAGGCAATGCTTTCCAGAGAAGGAGTTCCTCCAGTGGAGTACAGGGCTAAAACTCGTTCATAG
- a CDS encoding DUF1257 domain-containing protein — MSHIVSIEVEIRDLEAIRQATRRLQLPEPTFGEVQLFSERKTGWAIQLRDWRYPVVANLQSGRIDYDNYSGRWGRQQELDQFLQRYAVEAAVLQARKQGYTTTEQPLTDGSIKLLIQVGGEG; from the coding sequence ATGTCACACATCGTTAGCATTGAAGTCGAAATTCGAGACCTGGAAGCAATTCGCCAGGCAACGCGGCGCCTGCAATTGCCAGAGCCCACATTCGGTGAAGTCCAGCTGTTTAGCGAAAGAAAAACCGGTTGGGCGATCCAACTGCGAGACTGGCGTTACCCGGTCGTCGCCAATCTGCAAAGTGGTCGTATCGACTATGACAACTATTCTGGCCGTTGGGGGCGGCAGCAAGAGCTTGACCAGTTTCTCCAGAGGTACGCGGTCGAGGCCGCGGTCTTGCAGGCTCGAAAACAGGGCTACACGACCACCGAGCAGCCATTAACTGATGGCAGCATCAAACTTCTCATTCAAGTTGGAGGCGAAGGTTAA
- a CDS encoding AAA family ATPase yields MRLANEIQELVRAGFSGLWVQSCEPEDALAELAQMCQTESWKLASWDIDAGLNGQVSTEGVAVTDPLSAVRSLASVPSDGHPTLLVLANFHRFLGSAEVIQALLHQVAQGKVHQRHLIILSPVVQLPVELERVFTVIEHSLPTRQQLEEIAASIAADAEEFPEGAERERILDAACGLSRYEAENAFALSLVRHGRIEPSAIWQLKSLALLKGGLLSLHRGGETFDDLGGLGALKEFCLRALRPGSSTNYAVKAKGVLLLGVPGTGKSALAKALGAEGGRPTLTLDVGTLMGGIVGETESRTRRALKIIDAMAPAVLFVDELEKSLSGTSGSGQTDSGVGSRMLGTLLTWLADHESDIFVIATSNDISKLPPELTRAERFDAIFFLDLPGRSQKDVIWQMYVRRFGLDASQVLPEDESWTGAEVRACCRLAALLDVSLMEAAKNVVPVAATSAESVQRLRNWSSGRCLSAESGGIYRADSTPSSKQRRRLSPNPESN; encoded by the coding sequence ATGCGCTTAGCAAACGAAATACAGGAACTGGTACGGGCTGGCTTCAGCGGCCTCTGGGTTCAGAGTTGTGAGCCGGAAGATGCCCTCGCGGAACTAGCCCAAATGTGTCAGACCGAAAGTTGGAAGCTGGCAAGCTGGGATATCGACGCCGGGCTCAACGGACAGGTATCGACTGAAGGTGTCGCGGTAACCGATCCGCTATCGGCGGTTCGGTCACTAGCCTCTGTCCCCAGTGATGGTCATCCGACGCTCTTGGTTTTGGCGAATTTTCATCGGTTTCTCGGATCGGCGGAAGTGATCCAAGCACTTCTCCACCAAGTGGCTCAAGGTAAGGTCCATCAGAGACATCTGATCATATTGTCGCCCGTAGTTCAATTGCCGGTGGAACTGGAACGCGTCTTTACCGTGATCGAGCATTCCCTACCGACTCGCCAGCAGTTGGAAGAAATCGCGGCTTCGATAGCAGCAGACGCGGAAGAATTCCCGGAAGGGGCAGAGCGGGAACGAATTCTCGACGCGGCGTGTGGGCTGAGTCGCTACGAGGCAGAAAACGCGTTCGCGTTGTCTTTGGTTCGCCACGGACGCATTGAGCCGTCGGCAATCTGGCAACTCAAATCGCTGGCACTCCTGAAAGGAGGCCTGCTCTCGCTGCATCGTGGTGGCGAAACGTTTGACGATTTGGGTGGCTTGGGGGCACTGAAGGAGTTTTGCCTCCGAGCACTTCGCCCAGGTTCATCCACGAACTACGCCGTCAAGGCAAAAGGTGTCTTGCTCCTCGGTGTGCCTGGCACGGGCAAATCGGCTTTGGCGAAAGCTTTGGGGGCGGAAGGCGGTCGGCCAACGTTGACGCTCGATGTCGGAACGCTCATGGGCGGCATCGTGGGTGAAACTGAGAGCAGAACACGCCGCGCATTGAAGATCATCGACGCCATGGCCCCCGCCGTGCTGTTCGTTGATGAGTTGGAGAAGAGCCTCAGCGGGACGAGCGGTTCCGGGCAAACGGACAGCGGTGTTGGCAGTCGTATGCTCGGAACTCTGTTGACTTGGCTGGCAGATCATGAATCTGACATCTTCGTGATCGCGACCAGCAACGATATCTCCAAACTGCCACCAGAGCTAACTCGCGCCGAACGGTTTGACGCGATTTTCTTTTTGGATTTGCCAGGACGGTCCCAGAAGGACGTGATCTGGCAGATGTATGTGCGGCGGTTCGGACTCGATGCGTCACAGGTGTTACCGGAGGACGAGTCCTGGACAGGGGCTGAAGTTAGGGCTTGCTGTCGTCTGGCAGCGCTTCTCGATGTTTCGCTCATGGAAGCGGCTAAGAACGTTGTTCCGGTTGCTGCGACTTCCGCCGAATCGGTCCAGCGGCTACGCAACTGGAGCAGCGGACGTTGTCTTTCGGCCGAGTCCGGCGGCATTTACCGAGCAGACAGTACGCCGTCTTCCAAGCAACGTCGGCGACTGTCGCCCAACCCAGAATCTAACTAG